The following are encoded together in the Vigna unguiculata cultivar IT97K-499-35 chromosome 2, ASM411807v1, whole genome shotgun sequence genome:
- the LOC114174097 gene encoding endonuclease 2-like, translated as MGCYRVVQVVAIVSFVLLLPNTHAWGDDGHAIVCKIAQARLSTQAAAAVKKLLPKSANNDLSSKCSWADSLRVVFPWSSALHFANTPKDACNYKNSRDCVDLKTGIKGRCVVSAITNYTNQLLEYGTKTKYNLTQSLLFISHFMGDIHQPLHCGFGSDRGGNDISVHWYRRKQTLHHVWDASIIETEIERFYDDIDDFVDAIQKNITKAWADEVEDWENCRKDDISCPTIYASESVEDACAWAYEGASEGSVLDDEYFLSRFPIVNLRLAQGGVRLAATLNRIFDTGSAMSV; from the exons ATGGGTTGTTATAGAGTAGTTCAGGTTGTGGCCATAGTCTCATTCGTGCTTTTGCTTCCAAATACCCATGCCTGGGGAGACGATGGACATGCCATTGTTTGTAAGATTGCTCAG GCTCGGCTAAGCACTCAAGCTGCAGCAGCAGTGAAGAAACTATTGCCAAAATCTGCGAACAATGACTTGTCGAGCAAGTGTTCATGGGCTGATAGTTTAAGGGTGGTGTTTCCTTGGTCCTCTGCTTTGCACTTTGCAAATACTCCTAAAGACGCTTGCAACTACAAGAACAGTA GGGATTGTGTAGACTTGAAAACTGGAATTAAAGGGCGATGTGTTGTATCAGCGATTACCAACTACACCAACCAGCTCCTGGAATACGGAACCAAAACTAAAT ATAATCTCACTCAGTCTCTGCTATTCATTTCACATTTTATGGGAGACATTCATCAG CCTCTACACTGTGGCTTTGGATCAGACAGGGGTGGCAATGACATCAGCGTTCACTGGTACAGAAGAAAGCAAACTCTTCACCAT GTTTGGGATGCTAGCATTATTGAGACAGAAATTGAAAGATTCTACGATGATATTGACGATTTCGTTGATGCAATTCAAAAGAACATTACG AAAGCATGGGCTGATGAAGTAGAAGACTGGGAAAACTGCAGAAAAGATGACATATCATGCCCAACTAT ATATGCTTCTGAAAGTGTTGAAGATGCCTGTGCATGGGCTTATGAAGGAGCCTCTGAAGGTTCAGTACTGGATG ATGAATACTTCTTGTCTCGTTTTCCGATAGTCAATTTGCGATTAGCTCAAGGAGGAGTTCGATTGGCTGCAACTCTTAATCGTATTTTTGACACAGGGTCTGCAATGTCAGTGTAA